From Ptiloglossa arizonensis isolate GNS036 chromosome 10, iyPtiAriz1_principal, whole genome shotgun sequence, the proteins below share one genomic window:
- the LOC143152328 gene encoding uncharacterized protein LOC143152328, with translation MPNREKEFTITCFLSDMLAKLPKICGDQLHISKNPLSANLPSNGSLGGKELDTHFQKTSSPNSNLQLEFSAKHIDELKRHTNNTSTPLKTRLARIHQIHNTSFYESMNTNLNNTNIKGNQNGIQYLSGTQISAMQTTMGNYFEASTSENLDVNYIISQEEETSKYFRIQKSHSVINKKELTQEGKQKHFIFNEKLLKTKSDENNNVPLQKMGQNIDIEAMAKNNKLYEVKNNILSNWLKEHSIPHNSKTTKTELIKKVRYHIRNMQVLK, from the exons ATGCCAAATAGGGAGAAAGAATTTACAATCACATGCTTCTTATCTGACATGCTTGCAAAATTGCCTAAAATTTGTGGCGATCAATTACACATATCTAAA AACCCTTTAAGTGCAAATTTACCATCCAATGGATCATTAGGAGGAAAAGAATTAGATACACATTTTCAAAAAACAAGCAGTCCAAACTCAAATCTACAATTAGAGTTTTCTGCTAAACATATAGATGAATTGAAAAGACATACAAATAATACTTCCACTCCATTAAAAACACGATTAGCTAGGATTCATCAAATTCATAATACATCTTTTTATGAAAGTAtgaatacaaatttaaataatacaaatatcaaAGGAAATCAAAatg GTATTCAGTATCTAAGTGGTACACAAATTTCTGCAATGCAAACTACAATGGGAAATTATTTTGAAGCTAGCACATCGGAAAATTTAGatgttaattatattatatccCAGGAAGAAGAAACTTCTAAATATTTTAGAATTCAAAAATCACATTCtgttattaataaaaaagag CTGACACAAGAAGGAAAACAAAAACATTTCATattcaatgaaaaattattgaaaacaaaatCCGACGAAAATAATAACGTGCCTTTACAAAAAATG GGACAAAATATTGACATAGAAGCAATggcaaaaaataataaattatatgaggtgaaaaataacattttaagTAATTGGTTAAAAGAACATTCTATTCCACATAACTCTAAAACAACAAAAACAGAACTTATTAAGAAAGTTAGATATCATATAAGAAATATGcaagtattaaaataa
- the LOC143152224 gene encoding uncharacterized protein LOC143152224: MFREDNVKLQTNYNKKKIVEEEVIKALQKKEYTLNTVNSNGENLLHISAANGCLNITKEILQKQDSYHIIDRKNKFGWTPLMLAIRNKDIETVKFLLEKKASVNELTYLGMSVLGLSAAINIDMFKTVYKICPSVLLNSAHDDITPLCIAAMKNDKNLFFTLLELGFETSESNEYTQIMMKQSTVPEIANLAKKHLDIEDYWNDTIDNIPIESDSDQTEKWHSLKLINRSEKKCVVQMMHNTKNKYSNENENNNKLSYLNLPVKPVFIFHSPERKSDSSNDNTISYSKECSKSLNEIIKHLDHTQNSLISPTFTCAHNEMLPASPNIYFEQNNYKDTINIKATDNVEKKWLNQDKTKIVRQYSKINCSTELVLQRLQTNRPPDLKIQNYQEDLDTTLGCIPEFSPICSPLVPADINDENAFGENTPTPPRYKTPPRGMILNSKEVKMYVLLKRYGLSQHIPIFLKQEVDIDLFMTLTDKDLIEIGIEDESDRKAILDVVMDYKYSIL; the protein is encoded by the exons atgtttCGTGAAGATAATGTTAAACTACagacaaattataataaaaagaaaattgtggaAGAAGAAGTCATAAAAGCTTTACAAAAAAAAG AATATACTTTAAATACAGTAAATAGCAATGGAGAGAATTTATTGCACATCAGTGCAGCAAATGGTTGTCTTAAcattacaaaagaaattttacaaaaacaaGATTCCTATCATATTATAGATAGAAAGAATAAATTTGGATGGACACCATTAATGTTAGCAATTCGTAATAAAGACATTGAAACTGTGAAGTTTCTATTAGAAAAAAAGGCTAGTGTAAATGAATTAACTTACCTTG GTATGTCTGTTCTTGGATTATCAGCTGCAATAAATATAGATATGTTTAAAACTGTGTATAAAATATGTCCATctgtattattaaattctgCACATGATGATATTACACCACTTTGTATCGCTGctatgaaaaatgataaaaatttgttttttacatTATTAGAATTGGGTTTTGAAACTTCTGAAAGCA aCGAATATACACAAATTATGATGAAACAATCAACAGTACCTGAAATAGCAAATTTAGCTAAAAAGCATCTTGATATAGAGGATTACTGGAATGATACCATTGACAATATTCCTATAGAAAGTGATTCCGACCAAACCGAGAAATGGCattctttaaaattaataaatagaagTGAAAAGAAGTGTGTTGTGCAAATGATGCATaatactaaaaataaatatagtaatgaaaatgaaaataacaatAAACTGTCATATTTAAATCTTCCTGTAAAACCAGTTTTTATATTTCACTCTCCAGAACGAAAGAGTGACAGTTCTAACGACAATACAATAAGCTACTCAAAAGAATGTTCAAAATctttaaatgaaataataaagcACTTAGATCATACACAAAATAGTTTAATTTCACCAACTTTTACTTGTGCACATAATGAAATGTTACCTGCATCTCCAAACAtatattttgaacaaaataattataaagatACAATTAATATCAAAGCAACTGACAATGTggaaaagaaatggttaaatCAAGATAAAACTAAAATAGTTAGACAATATTCAAAGATTAATTGTTCAACTGAACTAGTTTTACAGag ATTACAGACTAATCGTCCTCCAGATTTAAAGATCCAAAATTATCAAGAGGATCTTGATACCACTCTTGGTTGTATTCCTGAATTTAGTCCAATTTGCTCACCATTAGTACCTGCAGATATAAATGATGAAAATGCatttggagaaaatacaccgacTCCACCACGTTATAAAACACCACCAAGAGGAATGATTTTGAATTCGAAAGAAGTAAAAATGTATGTTTTGCTAAAACGTTATGGATTAAGTCAACATATTCCTATATTTCTTAAACAAGAA GTAGACATTGATCTCTTTATGACTCTCACTGATAAAGACTTAATTGAGATTGGTATAGAAGATGAATCAGACAGAAAAGCTATATTAGATGTTGTAATGGACTATAAATACTCAATACTATAG
- the LOC143152223 gene encoding uncharacterized protein LOC143152223 isoform X2 produces the protein MGSSGQLYSLSWGEFSSSLASAVQLLRGHGDLVDVTLAAGGRSFPAHKIVLCAASPFLLDLLKSTPCQHPVVMLAGIGADDLESLLEFVYRGEVSVEPSQLPSLLQAAHCLCIHGLTPPTILTENGEEVPASAIPTANETLSKETISPYFPLKRRKKRRKSSSSSGKWPRTGNSADNENRPVDGSDNRSASYDHKDEENTEHGNDTANDRLEYSNHRGCHSPRAQEAQPVSTENSQAGPHQDQISDNESHLHTLMPMQPYSPLHIPQFPGPLSMGFPPGIPLPLVTQGSTAGTASCGLTGNMNLSKIRGASDCPGVCPLCGATLRQARNLRRHLLSSCKYRFSSNSVQSSPADAMMIEIKPEVELPGYNEQSITYGTDSGSSTCEQIICKPSPLPSPTSHGPNVVSPQSNIPSPTIAR, from the exons ATGGGAAGTAGCGGCCAACTGTATAGTCTCTCTTGGGGCGAATTTAGTTCGTCATTGGCTTCTGCGGTGCAGCTATTAAGAGGTCATGGCGATCTAGTTGATGTTACTTTAGCTGCTGGAGGACGCAGTTTTCCTGCACATAAGATAGTTCTTTGTGCAGCTAGTCCCTTTTTATTGGATTTATTAAAG AGCACACCATGTCAACATCCAGTGGTCATGTTAGCTGGTATAGGTGCTGATGATTTGGAATCATTATTGGAGTTTGTGTACCGTGGTGAAGTGAGTGTAGAACCATCTCAGTTGCCTTCTCTGCTTCAAGCTGCTCATTGCCTTTGTATTCATGGATTAACACCACCTACTATATTAACCGAA AACGGAGAAGAGGTACCTGCTTCAGCAATACCAACAGCGAACGAAACTTTATCAAAGGAAACAATCAGTCCATATTTTCCattaaaacgacgaaagaaaagaagaaaatcctCTTCATCTTCTGGAAAATGGCCACGTACTGGTAATAGTGCGGATAATGAAAATAGACCTGTAGATGGAAGCGATAATCGATCAGCTAGTTACGATCATAAAGATGAAGAAAATACAGAACACGGTAACGATACAG CGAACGATCGATTGGAATATTCAAATCATCGGGGTTGTCATTCGCCACGTGCACAAGAAGCGCAGCCAGTGTCGACAGAAAATTCTCAAGCAGGACCGCATCAGGATCAAATATCGGACAATGAATCGCATCTTCATACTTTAATGCCAATGCAGCCATATTCTCCACTGCACATACCGCAATTTCCTGGTCCTCTCAGTATGGGTTTTCCTCCTGGTATACCGCTTCCATTAGTCACCCAAGGTTCAACTGCTGGAACAGCGTCTTGTGGACTTACTGGGAATATGAATTTGTCTAAAATACGTGGTGCATCAGATTGTCCAGGTGTTTGCCCGCTTTGTGGTGCTACGTTACGACAAGCAAGAAATTTACGTAGACATCTCTTATCATCTTGCAAATATAGGTTTAGTAGTAATTCGGTTCAGAGTTCTCCGGCTGATGCGatgatgatagaaataaaacctGAAGTTGAGTTGCCTGGTTACAATGAGCAGTCTATAACGTATGGGACTGATAGTGGAAGTAGTACCTGTGAGCAAATAATTTGTAAGCCCAGTCCACTTCCTTCGCCGACGTCGCACGGTCCGAATGTTGTCTCACCTCAAAGCAACATTCCGTCTCCAACTATTGCCAGATGA
- the LOC143152223 gene encoding uncharacterized protein LOC143152223 isoform X1 gives MGSSGQLYSLSWGEFSSSLASAVQLLRGHGDLVDVTLAAGGRSFPAHKIVLCAASPFLLDLLKSTPCQHPVVMLAGIGADDLESLLEFVYRGEVSVEPSQLPSLLQAAHCLCIHGLTPPTILTENGEEVPASAIPTANETLSKETISPYFPLKRRKKRRKSSSSSGKWPRTGNSADNENRPVDGSDNRSASYDHKDEENTEHGNDTAANDRLEYSNHRGCHSPRAQEAQPVSTENSQAGPHQDQISDNESHLHTLMPMQPYSPLHIPQFPGPLSMGFPPGIPLPLVTQGSTAGTASCGLTGNMNLSKIRGASDCPGVCPLCGATLRQARNLRRHLLSSCKYRFSSNSVQSSPADAMMIEIKPEVELPGYNEQSITYGTDSGSSTCEQIICKPSPLPSPTSHGPNVVSPQSNIPSPTIAR, from the exons ATGGGAAGTAGCGGCCAACTGTATAGTCTCTCTTGGGGCGAATTTAGTTCGTCATTGGCTTCTGCGGTGCAGCTATTAAGAGGTCATGGCGATCTAGTTGATGTTACTTTAGCTGCTGGAGGACGCAGTTTTCCTGCACATAAGATAGTTCTTTGTGCAGCTAGTCCCTTTTTATTGGATTTATTAAAG AGCACACCATGTCAACATCCAGTGGTCATGTTAGCTGGTATAGGTGCTGATGATTTGGAATCATTATTGGAGTTTGTGTACCGTGGTGAAGTGAGTGTAGAACCATCTCAGTTGCCTTCTCTGCTTCAAGCTGCTCATTGCCTTTGTATTCATGGATTAACACCACCTACTATATTAACCGAA AACGGAGAAGAGGTACCTGCTTCAGCAATACCAACAGCGAACGAAACTTTATCAAAGGAAACAATCAGTCCATATTTTCCattaaaacgacgaaagaaaagaagaaaatcctCTTCATCTTCTGGAAAATGGCCACGTACTGGTAATAGTGCGGATAATGAAAATAGACCTGTAGATGGAAGCGATAATCGATCAGCTAGTTACGATCATAAAGATGAAGAAAATACAGAACACGGTAACGATACAG CAGCGAACGATCGATTGGAATATTCAAATCATCGGGGTTGTCATTCGCCACGTGCACAAGAAGCGCAGCCAGTGTCGACAGAAAATTCTCAAGCAGGACCGCATCAGGATCAAATATCGGACAATGAATCGCATCTTCATACTTTAATGCCAATGCAGCCATATTCTCCACTGCACATACCGCAATTTCCTGGTCCTCTCAGTATGGGTTTTCCTCCTGGTATACCGCTTCCATTAGTCACCCAAGGTTCAACTGCTGGAACAGCGTCTTGTGGACTTACTGGGAATATGAATTTGTCTAAAATACGTGGTGCATCAGATTGTCCAGGTGTTTGCCCGCTTTGTGGTGCTACGTTACGACAAGCAAGAAATTTACGTAGACATCTCTTATCATCTTGCAAATATAGGTTTAGTAGTAATTCGGTTCAGAGTTCTCCGGCTGATGCGatgatgatagaaataaaacctGAAGTTGAGTTGCCTGGTTACAATGAGCAGTCTATAACGTATGGGACTGATAGTGGAAGTAGTACCTGTGAGCAAATAATTTGTAAGCCCAGTCCACTTCCTTCGCCGACGTCGCACGGTCCGAATGTTGTCTCACCTCAAAGCAACATTCCGTCTCCAACTATTGCCAGATGA